TGAATGCCAACGGTAACACAACACTATGTATAACTTTACAAGTATAGGATAGTTCATAGAAGAAATAATTACAAAACAAAAATGAACAATCATATTTATCTAGAAAAATGTCAAGTAAAGTAACAGCCGACGTAGTTCTAGCAGAAGTCACGCCAGTTCTCAGCCTTCGGTTATAGCATCTTACGTTCATCATAAATAAAACTttactcaataaaaaaaaaagcagaaaacTGCCACTGATCACAAATGCCTGTTCCAACAAATCAtacataataaaaaatatattcaaGGGAGAAAACATTGGATATGGAGGAGTCCTAATTTCCACCTTTCCAAATCTCATAGCTCGCCAGACCATTTGGGAATAAGGATCTGGCAGACAGCATGCAGTGGTAGGTCAGCTGGCATCCTCTGTCATTTGCACTGATATCAAGAAATCAAGGGCATTTACAAATCAAAAAGATTTTATACAACAGTCAGTACCAATATGTACCAAGACCTTTATCAAATGGTCCAAAACTTATGTGCAATGCATATACtgtaatacctaactgccaagtgCAGTGAATTTCCTGAAATGCCCGTGCTTTCTGAATTGAGTATCCCATGACACTTGCCAATGTATGATAATCCATGGGGTTGGGCTCTGACATACCACTGGCAGTGGTCTTGGGTTGTTCCGGGATGATACAAGCAACAGCAATAGCCAGATGCTCGTGCTCCTGCTACTACGGCAACTGGACATTTGTACATGAACCTAAGGAGCAGCCACTAACTATTCtcaggctgctttcactccagtcaTCTTTGGGCCCTACGTGTTTATACAAGAACAATGGTAAATGCTTATACGCGATTAAATACCATGGCTATTTACACACCGAAATAGTATATATTAATGCAAGTCAAACTTTCCACCTTACAAAATTTTTTACCAATACTGAACTTTATAATCACAGTTGCAGGGTAACAATTTTAAACTCCTCAATTCTGACAAAAGTTAACAATAGGATTGCATGACCAGTACTGTAGATAAAACCTACCTAGATTTTCAAAGTTTGACGATGCCCCTCTAGGAAAAATAAATAGTTCTCTGACCCATTTTAGGGTATTGCATCAATACAATTACACCATATTATAGCAACTGAACTTTGAAATGCTGTCTTGTTAATTTTGTCCTTGGAGGCAAAGGATGGCACCCCTCGCTAATCCAGGGATGCCCTATCCTGTTCTTACAGTAAATGAATTAGTTATTAAAAATCTGTCTAAATTGTAAATGGAAATAATATTCTTCTTAAAGAATATATTTGACAGGATGAGCGTGGGCTGACCACGTACAAAATTGCCAGCCCTATGAGTGATTGAAACAACAGGCCtcctatttctttttgtttttctgattggcagctcctcttgGTGGCGTAACAGGTCGGCCGGTATTCAAACCTCCATAAGGAAACTTCTTTTTGTCAGCAGGCTGTTAATAAGGAAAAAGTGTGTAAAATATACAAGAAAAAAACAGATACTCTCCTAACCTAAAACATGACGCCCAACATTATGCAACAATATCGACGAGTTTTAATGAAGAAAACTATTATATAACACACAAATTTAAGAGCATCTGATAGACTTGAAATTAGATAATTAGATTAGAAAAATTGTACACTGGTACATTTGCACTCAAATTTTGAGTCTTGGATACCACAAGTGAAAAGGTTACTGTCATGGAGAAACTCTTATAAATTGCACAATTACTTATCAAAAGGTGAAATATTAAGCAACAAATAATCTGTAAATTGGCCTAAAAAATATGGAGGGCTTACCTTAAGTATCTGGAAAGAACACATGAGTGTTTCATCTACAGACATCATTGCTCCAGCATTATCAAACTCTCCACAATAGTTTGGTGCCGAGAAGAGTGTCACTAACTGTCTCTTTGCGAAGAACTCGTAGCCATCTTCAACAACCTACAaagttatatatttttaaaattcATGCATTGTTTGCCATCAAATCAATATGGAATTACAATCATTATACAGTATCAAGTTATAAtaaggtgttgaccagaccacacactagaagttgaagggacgacgacgtatcgacttgagaatggtccaggacggaccgaaacgtcgtcgtcccttcaacgtctagtgtgtggtctggtcaacatacttcagccacgttattgtgactcatcgcctgcttataaTAAGGTACTCTCCGGGAGTAGCAAGCACGAAACCACATACCTGATGAGCACGACAAATGAGGTCAAAGTCGTGTTTGTGAAGGAATTTGGCAACAACTTCTGCACCAAATGTGAAAGAGACCCCTCGATCATTTTCCCCCCATCCCATAGTgtcctggaaaaaaaaaaaaaaattgtagtgattaaaatgttGTTGCTGTGGAAGAGAAAGTTCTTTGCAGTTCCTCGAGTTCCCCAGTAattaatgtacagtacagtaagtgCAATAATCCCCACTAATTAGGCTTGACACCAGTTGACAATATAGTTCATAAATATCTCGTTTTCCCTTCCTTAGGAAAACTCACAATCTTTCACTATTCATACAATCAAGTCATTACGCTCACATTTTCACTCCCTACCAAAATACATTCAACAACAGGGGTGAGTCCTTTCGTTCCTACAAAGGCCACAATTTACTtagaatattaaatatattagtaCATTGCCATATTAAAAAAGACTGCACATTGATTTTCTTAAGGTCACAATGTTTAGAGTACAATACTGTAAAGATCCTTTTATAACACTCACAGTTAGTTAAAAATTAATTTACTTTTGCACAAATACATTAATACAGCAAAAAGTGAAGAGAAAAATATTTTCTGTATAGGGTGATAACATTTTCTTGTTTGTTTTAATTTGGACTATTTTGATAAGACTGGATgttcctcgccccccccccccatgctctaCACGAACATCTTATTTCTTCACGAGTTAATCTCAAGTGTACAATTCCCACTTACACCCTCCACCAGTCTTTCTACAACACATAACCCCCATCCCCAATCAAGCCTTATTTGCTCTTTTTCCTCAGTTGAGAGTTAAGACATGTTTGTTTTATTCACTTTATATCCATAAAATCAGTTTTTTTGTATTAACTGCTCTTGCCACTTTCTCTTAAATTCTGTCTTTGCCAATTTGGCAAAAAGTACTGTCCAGCATTTCCTGGAACTGTGGACAGCAGCAATTTTGTACAACAAACAATTTGAACCTCTACACTTAAATTCTTAATAAACCTACTTAAATGCTAAATGCTTAATTGAAACAAATATTACCTTGTCTGGGTCAGACCACAAGAGATCACAGAGTAACCCTTGGTCGGGGACGTCAGTGGGCCTCATAATGCGACGAATCTGTTCCATACTTTGTAAGTCGGGGCTCAGCCCACCATGACAACAAAAGATCTTTTCATCAACAATCGCTGCAACTGGTAAGCAATTGAAACAGTCTGTGAAGGTTTTCCACAATTTGATGTTGTACCGTCGTTTGCCTGGAGGAAACAAACATACTTTGAACCATTTCATCTTCCTTGAATCAAGAATTTTGACAATTCCACATATGACATGTTGAATACTACTAGACTACTAACTAATACGGCTGTTGTCAGCCCAGGTGTCAATACAATTTAACATTTACATTAACTACATGGGTTACACAAATATATACAGGTACTGTAATACAAATGCATTCACAAGTTCTATAAATAAAAATTTTATACTTGATAAACACACATTGAACGGCATTAAATGTTTTAAGAAACTGTACTCTTAAGCACTTCTTCACACCAGCCTACCCTCAAAGTCTACCACTTACACTCATCATAGAAGCCATAGATTCTGTTGATTGAAGCACACTCATGGTTGCCTCTGAGAAGGAAGAAGTTCTCAGGATACTTTATTTTGTAGGCCAGTAGCAGACATATCGTTTCAAGTGACTGTTTACCACGGTCCACGTAGTCTCCCAAGAAAAGGTAGTTTGACTCTGGTGGGAACCCTCCATATTCAAATAGTCGCAACAAATCATAATACTGTCCGTGAATGTCACCTGAAAAAGAAAGAATTACATCAGTTTCATATCAACATATAAAACAAGTGTATTAAATTATGATGTAATTAAATATGGAATCTAATGCTACCAATTTTCAAAAAACAGATACTGTACGTAAATTTCTTGTCATCCTGGATGATGGGCGGCACATCACAAGCATGAATGACAAAGTCTACACCATAACACCAGAACAATTTGGAATAAAGCCTATAAATATGCTGCATTGTATAACTGCATCCAACTCCCAGTATATCAGTGGGAAGAAAACAATTTAAATAAtgacttaccaaacaagtaatttATTTTGGCTTTTACTACCCGTTTTAAGAATAGGCTTGCACACACGGGTGATATTCAAACCATTGTTGCTAAACTGTTAAGGGTTAATTCACGATTccttaccatactacttgtgtaaaggaggaaatgtagctctcagaatgtttggtaatatgtttattgtttgtgatgtgtgtatatgtatgtactgcATTAACACGCTGTACTGAACGGAGTGAGAATATCTTTAGCCACCTCATCCCTTtgtatgtattttacctcaataaacttatttcaatttcaactcacGAGGCAAGCGATTCACTTGTGAGGGTATGGTGACATCAGGGAacacaacatggtgcacagaataGGGCAAAGCTTGACCAAGAGCAGATTAAAACTGGGTCAAAATAATGTTAAACCTTAAATTGAAGGGTGTAACCACCACTGAAAATTTgctccctcccccccaaaaattaaattttgaaaatttaatttaaaaaatttaaaaatttaaaatttatttaaaaatgtttaaaatttatttaaaataaattttaaatataattattattatatattgttttatcACCTCTCGTGTCACCTTCATTTTTCCTGGCTATATAATTCAAGTATTGTATTGTTTATGCTTTTGATAACGTGATGATTTACACAAGAGCTCAAGTCATTTATTTATTTCATTTCCCCTTCGTAATTAAAAGTTTCATATTTATTAGTGTCATTTTCTTACATATATGCACAATAATTTATAAGGTTTGTGCATGTAAAGAGAGCACTTCCCACATCGTTACTGGttaagcggttttgcgtgtagtcATGTTTCAGTATTGATATACCCATtataaaagaggggggggggagggggggggaaggcagggTCAAGAGGGGAAACAAAAAGGAGAAataatgggaagggggggggaaaggatgaCAAAAAAAAGGGTAACATGGGGAAAAGAAAGTAGACAGTAATAAAAGAAAAAAGTGTAACATCCCCTTACTGGCCTTCCTACAGTATTACAAACACGGGGTGACCCAACGCTGGCACCTTCACGGggacctcccccaccccacctcccctacGTTGTATTACAGTTAGGTTGGTGGCCTGCCAgaaacccacgcccaccacccctacccaagcctacaccactaccaccacccctacccaagcctacaccaccaccagcctcataccACAGTAGCCTAACCCCCTTCTTTTCAAGCTTTTGTTCCGTGCTGTCATCGTGCCTATTTACAGATTTTTAAAAAGCTTAACTGTGCCTTTTCCCGATCAGATTTAGCCTAAGAGTTACTCTGGGCCGCGCACCTCGCGTCCACTCTGCGTGAGGAAGCTGTCACGACAGTGATAAAATAAATTTAATTGCCTCTTGACGCTTGGCGGCTGGACTGCGGTTGCAAAATCAAATACCTGATATAATATTAAAGTAATGAACACGTTTCTGGCAAAGAATCTTCACAGTTCAGCGCTCTACCCACTATATTTTTGCAATCTCATCTGACGCAGCCTATCGGAAGTAAACATACAACTCtaatgtggaaaaaaaaagtaatttTGCAAGATCTAAGGAAGCCTCTCCAGCAAGTCGGTCCTCAGGGTCATGTTTTTACTGTTAAGCATTATGAATGTTAGTCGTTCAATTCTTGCCCCCATTAGACATGAGCAAAATACTTACCATGACACCAACCAGAAGTGACAAGTGGTTACATGTCGCTGGTGGCAGTAGAGTTCACTAAACTCACAATTACTATTTCTAATATGCACAAAGTTTCCGCCGAGGCAACCATCCATCCTATTCGACCTCCTGTAAATCACCGGCTGAAACTGACCGCCTACAACCTCGTCAAGCTTTTTAAATACATCAATATGAAGTAGAAATCTCAGGCTATGGTAAATTAAACAAAACCTTACAAATTATTTAACGTAACCCAGCCAGCAACATTGGTAGTAAGGAGCTGCCTTTTAACTTAAGATTTATCGGCTACAACTAAAACAGCGTACTTTTTCAACTCAATTATTTGGTGTGAAAGTTTCCTCTGGAAAATATTAAAGTTCttaaaagtaaataaatattaGCCACTGCCTCGCACAAATTATCGATGCATTAACGTTATCACCACCTTCCACAAcccaaacaccatcaccaacaaggaaaaaaaaaataatcgagAAACATTAAATCAAGAGGATCAACGACAACTGTTACATCAAAATTGTTCGGCCAGTTTTGTCAGGGTGGACACTAATACCCTTCACCTTCAGCATAAAAAAAGGTGAGAGGAAGCGTTAAAGACTTCCTTTGGTCTTGCCCTTGATGGCACTAGGTTATTGTTCTTCCTGGACACCCATCTTGTCTCCACTTTACCTCCCCACTTTCATCTTAAACTCGCGAATTCGAGTTTAAGATGAAAAGTGTACTAATTCGGTACACTCGTGTACCGAATTAGGAAAGCACATTTGTAGCATAGCTTAACAGTACTTCATATAATAAAGAAGAATAATGTCAGCATTGGCAGGCACGTGGGCTCAAAGTTCTCATTTTTAAAGTCACGGGTGAGGGGAAAAAAACTTGGCaagatggccgccaccaccagcctacCATAATTACCGGTCTCTGCATACTCGCCCTCTCAGTTCCTGCTTGACAACGTAATTAAAATTATAAATTAGTGCTAGCAAAGACCTTATATGTTGTCTGCACATTTTCCTTGGTTATATTTT
Above is a window of Procambarus clarkii isolate CNS0578487 chromosome 11, FALCON_Pclarkii_2.0, whole genome shotgun sequence DNA encoding:
- the LOC123758285 gene encoding serine/threonine-protein phosphatase PP1-gamma catalytic subunit B, whose amino-acid sequence is MAETDKLNIDTIIARLLEVRGSRPGKNVQLTENEIRGLCLKSREIFLSQPILLELEAPLKICGDIHGQYYDLLRLFEYGGFPPESNYLFLGDYVDRGKQSLETICLLLAYKIKYPENFFLLRGNHECASINRIYGFYDECKRRYNIKLWKTFTDCFNCLPVAAIVDEKIFCCHGGLSPDLQSMEQIRRIMRPTDVPDQGLLCDLLWSDPDKDTMGWGENDRGVSFTFGAEVVAKFLHKHDFDLICRAHQVVEDGYEFFAKRQLVTLFSAPNYCGEFDNAGAMMSVDETLMCSFQILKPADKKKFPYGGLNTGRPVTPPRGAANQKNKKK